From a single bacterium genomic region:
- a CDS encoding nuclear transport factor 2 family protein, which translates to MSDVYNVGKKLVELCQAGKGMEALDSLYDENIVSVEAMDMPNIGREQKGLDAIKQKNEWWYNAHEVHTATVDGPYPNGNQFAVNFKFDVTNKESGQRFEMSEVAMYTVENNKIVREEFFYTTDNDQ; encoded by the coding sequence ATGTCAGACGTATACAATGTAGGTAAGAAGTTGGTGGAATTGTGTCAGGCCGGTAAAGGCATGGAAGCTTTGGACAGCTTGTATGATGAAAATATCGTCAGTGTTGAAGCCATGGACATGCCCAATATTGGCAGAGAACAAAAGGGTTTAGATGCCATCAAGCAAAAAAATGAGTGGTGGTACAATGCGCACGAGGTGCATACGGCCACGGTGGATGGACCGTATCCAAATGGCAATCAGTTTGCCGTCAACTTTAAATTTGATGTGACCAACAAAGAAAGCGGCCAACGCTTTGAAATGTCGGAAGTGGCCATGTACACGGTTGAAAACAATAAAATTGTTCGTGAAGAGTTTTTCTATACCACCGACAACGATCAATAA